CGCTATGGGGTTACCACTGACGAGATCAAGCGGTGGAACGGCCTGAGGAGCAACATCATCCGGACCGGCCAGCGGTTGCAGATACAGCGCTGATCCAGAGAAAAGTCCTTGACAATGTTTTCGGCGCCGCCATAGGATGATTGAACGTTAACGCATTAGAAATTCAACAAAATTGGGAACACATGGATTGCCTGAAAGAAGTTGCTGAACGGCTTTCCCGCAGTCGAAACGCCGTCGCGTTGACGGGAGCGGGGATTTCGGTGGAAAGTGGAATCCCCGATTTCCGAAGCCCCGGTGGGCTGTGGTCCCGCTACGATCCCCTGGAATACGGCCACATCGCATCGTTCAGGCGCAATCCTGGAAAAGTCTGGCGGATGATTCTGGAGATGTACCGGCTGGTGGACGCCGCCCGCCCCAATCCCGCCCACCACGCACTGGCGCAGCTGGAGAAACGGGGGATCCTCAAGGCGGTGGTCACTCAGAACGTGGACAGCTTGCACCAGATGGCGGGAAGCGAAAGAGTGATCGAGTTTCACGGCCACGGGCGGACTCTTCGGTGCGAAACGTGCGGAGCGCGCTATCCGCGGGAAAGGGCATCCTTCGATGTCATGCCCCCGGAATGCGGCTGCGGCGGAGTACTCCGGCCCGACTTCGTTTTCTTCGGCGAGGGGATCCCTCCCAAGGCGCATCACGAGGCGGTGGCGGTGACGGAGCGCGCTGACGTCTTCTTGGTGATCGGGACATCCGCCGCCGTGGCACCGGCATCATATCTTCCCATGCTGGCCAAAAGTTCCGGGGCCTACCTGGTGGAAATCAATCCCGAACCGACGGATCTTACCTGTCGCTTGACCGATTGCCATATCGCCGAGAGGGCCGGAGTAGCGCTCCCGGCCGTCCTCGAAGCGATGGGAATATACGCGGAATCCCGAACCTTATAGGACGAGAACACATGTTGTGGTTGCACCTTTTCAAATCGACTC
This is a stretch of genomic DNA from Desulfoglaeba alkanexedens ALDC. It encodes these proteins:
- a CDS encoding SIR2 family NAD-dependent protein deacylase, yielding MDCLKEVAERLSRSRNAVALTGAGISVESGIPDFRSPGGLWSRYDPLEYGHIASFRRNPGKVWRMILEMYRLVDAARPNPAHHALAQLEKRGILKAVVTQNVDSLHQMAGSERVIEFHGHGRTLRCETCGARYPRERASFDVMPPECGCGGVLRPDFVFFGEGIPPKAHHEAVAVTERADVFLVIGTSAAVAPASYLPMLAKSSGAYLVEINPEPTDLTCRLTDCHIAERAGVALPAVLEAMGIYAESRTL